TAGTAAATCCATAAAGCCACCATCTTTATATCCTGTCTTCCCCTCCTTCCACATATTCCATGCCtgaaaaatgaaaacaaaacaatCATTTCGATTGTGATAGCTCCAAAAAGATTCAAATCCTCTGACTTTGATCTTGAGTTAGAACTTCACAAAAGACATATACTCACATAGATTACAAGATTCGGAAATCCTATTATGTCATCAATGGAGCTTCTTCTTCTACCAGTTACAATCTCCACGAGTAGTACACCAAAGCTATAGACATCAGACTTTATGGAGAAGACGCCTTCCATTGCATATTCAGGAGCCATGTAGCCACTGTTGCACCATTTCACTTGTATTAATTATTACATGGAGATGCAGTCAATTGCTaatttaagcatttatttatttaaaataAGCACTCACTATGTCCATACAACACGATGTGTATTTGCCTTTGTCTGGTTGTCATTGAAGAGCCTTGCCATGCCAAAGTCAGCTATCTTCGGTCTCATCTCTCCATCTAGTAAAACATTAGCAGCTTTGCGATCTCTATGAATTATGGTCAATCTTGAATCTCGGTGGAGATAGAGAAGTCCTCTTGCAATTCCTTTCATTATGCTAAATCGTGTCGGCCAATCTAGCAACATTTTCCTTGAATTATCTGCGTGAAGGTTCTAATGAAAGCAATATGTTTATGAGATGTCATTTTGAGATATTTTAAAGAGCTTATATTAAGGTGTTACTTGAACATACCAAAAAGGGTACCATCTAAGCTTTTATTAGGCAAATACTCATAAATCAACATCTTTTAATCATCCTTGACACTGCAACCAAGAAGTCGAACCAAATTTCTATGTTGCAATCTGGCAATTAGAACAACTTCATTCCTGAATTCCTTGGTTCCTTGTGCAGAATCCTTACTCAGCCTTTCGATAGCAACTTCCTTACCACTTAACACGGCCTTCAGAAATGTAAGAAAAAGATTGACATACATGCAACTCAAAATAATTACTGAAGTGAATCAAGCAGAAGCCTGCATTGAGAGAAGAAATCACCTTATAAACTTTGCCAAAACCTCCTTGTCCAATCTGACATGCTTCTGAGAAATTGTCTGTTGCAGCCACAATATCCTCAAATCTGACAAAAGGGAATTCAAAATCTTGGGCAGTGTTCCCTTCCCCAAGTTATATCTTTTTTTATTGTTGAACTCAATTAGCAAGCCAAACCATATACTGAGGCTACAGAAATTTGGCACTACATATGGCAGTCAAGTATATTTCATCTCTTGTCCAATGATCAATGACCACACGCCCTGTTCTCAGGTTTATTTACACCCTATGATCCGTGACGCACACGGAAGAAAGATGTCAAAATCACTTGGTAACGTTGTTGATCCTCTTGAGGTGATAAATGGCATGTCACTGGAAGGTCTTCTGAAACGTTTGGGAGAAGGCAATCTGGATCCAAATGAATTAAACATTGCCaaagaagggaagaagaaaGATTTTCCTGATGGCATAGCTGAATGTGGTACCGATGCCCTCCGCTTCGCACTGATTGCTTACACTTCCCAGGTGATTATGGTGCCCAGTTGAGTTTTTTCTGTGTTATACATGCATTGAAGATTTTATTACAATCTATTTTGTTTCTTAGTCTGACAGGATAAATCTTGACATCAAGAGAGTGGTTGGATACAGACAATGGTGCAACAAATTATGGAATGCCATCCGTTTTGCGATGGGCAAACTGGGTGATCATTACATTCCACCTTCAACTGTTGATGTATCTTCGATGCCACCAATCTGCAAGTGGATACTCTCAGTGCTTAACAAGGCCATTGGCAAAACTGTTAGCTCTTTAGAAGCATACAAATTATCTGATGCTACATCTACTATATACTCTTGGTGGCAGTACCAGCTATGTGATGTATTTATAGAAGCTATCAAACCTTACTTCTTCAGCGATTCTCAAGAGTTTGAATCAGCAAGAGCTGCCTCCAGAGATACCCTGTGGATATGCCTGGAGACTGGTCTGCGCCTGCTCCACCCATTCATGCCTTATGTAACAGAAGAGCTCTGGCAGCGTCTTCCACAGCCCAAAGATTCTTGTAGGAAAGATTCCATTATGATTTCAGAATATCCATCCCTTGTTGAGGTAATACCTGTGTCCTAAAGAAGATTCTGTAGGAAAAATTCAATTACAATTTGAGGACAGAGTCTGAGTACTTGTTTACCCATGGGAAAATATTGTTCTTTATGACAGGGATGGACTAACGATAGACTTGAAAATCAAATGGACATTGTCTTGGATGCTGTGAACAGAATAAGGTCACTGAAGCCACCAACAGATTCAAATGAGAGGTATGCACATGGCCATCTGTTTTGTTTTGTATTTGCTTGTTTGGTTCTTCAATCTGCTTTTGCAAAATAGAGTAATAACttattgatatttttttattctttctttttttcagacGACCTGCTTTTGCACTCTGCCGAGGCCAAGAGATTGCTGCCACTATCCAATGCTATCAATCTCTAATCGTGTCCCTTTCCTCCGTATCACATCTCAAGGTATGActgttttatttttcattatGGAAATATCTTTCCCCTTGCATCATTTACAATCACTTTATCCTGTATGGACATAAAACCTAAATGGAGTTTTATTCCCTCAAATTGCTATGGTTCTTGCCAAATAACTGTTCTTCTTGGCTTTCTTCAGCTTTTCACATTTATATGCTACCTACTTATGAACAAAACTACAAAAGCACTGATCTATTGTTGGAAATTCTTCAGATCCTGACAGAGAACGATGAAACTCCAGCTGACTGTGCAACTGCTGTTGTAAACAAAGACTTATCTGTGTACCTTCAGCTCCAAGGAGCTCTAGATGCAGATGCTGAACGTGAAAAGCTAAGGAAGAAAAAAGACGAAATTCAAAAGTAAGTGTGCATATACTGTCTTCCCTATCCATTTTTACCGTCAAGACTCGCTTAAGTTCACTGTTGTATGGCATCAGTAACATGGTCTCTTGTGATACACGCAGGATGCAACATGCGCTGTCACAGAAAATGGACGCCTCTGGTTACCGCGAGAAGGCTCCACAGAATGTGCAGGAAGAGGACATGAGGAAGCTCACCGCCCTATTGGAACAACTGGAGGTCATCAGTGAAGCTGAGAAGAAATTAGATGCAAAAATTTGAAATAACTGAGTCTCTGGCCTCTGTTTCAAAGATGCTCTGCTTGTACGGAAGTTGATCCCGCATCTTTTTTTTGTTCAAAAAGCTCCGTTATGTACCTGTACGTTCAGGTTTATAATTGATGGCTCAGATCAAAATTGCAGTTGCATTTTCCAGCGTGTAAGAAATGTACTGACGGTCTATACAGAACAGTATTTTTTGGATGTCCGATATTGGCAAACTCTTGGTGTTTGCATGTGGGCACTCTGCCAGAATATGTTGTAGCTGTATTGTTGTGGTTTCAGGTCCGCAAGCCTCACGAGACTATGCAACGGGTTCCTTGTGTAGCATTTCTTCTGCGGCAAAAGTTGTGAAATCAAAGCAAAATCTGCAAGCCAATATCGCAGCAGTCGTCGCCTGAGCGTCCTCCCGCCTGCTCCTCTTGTTCATCTTCCTAGGCAGCAGCAGCCGAGGTAGGGGAGAGCTGCTTGGGAGATCAATGGCTGTCGGACTTTCGCAGTAAACGTGCAAACGTTGGGGTAACAGCGGGAGTAGTGGCTGCACACCCGCACATGCACGGGTCGCAGCCGTGCACGACCACCTGATTGGTGCTGCGGCGCAGGGCTCATGTCGCGGTCCGTGCCGCGCGCTCCCTGGACGACGCGTTCTTCATCTCCGCCTcccccgaccgcggcagcgacgcGCTCCTCGTCCCCGCGCTATCCCTGCCGGCCAAGAACGACGGCGCGACGCGGACGCCCATGTGGGTGCACAAGGTGCCGTCGCGACGCCGCGCTGACCGGAGTCAGGGTCAGGCTCGCGGTGACCGGAGCCGGGGGATGGCCATGGCGATGTCgtgcccgcggcggcgggtCAGACCTCTCCCTCACCTAGTCTGATAAATTCCTCCATCTGCACCGTAGACTGTCCATCCAACGGCACCAGGAGCCCACAGCATGGAGACTGACTCTGAGCGAAAATGGATGGCGATTATTAATAGCGATCCAAAATTTTTCATTTAATCCCCCAAaatggatcgcgactattattTGCGGTCCAAAATATTTAACCCCTAAACATAGATCCAATGTTTTGCACTAGAACCCCCAGAAGGCTAAAACGTACGGAGGTTTTGCAGCAAAGCCCTCCACCACTGTTCGTCTTCCTCGCAAAAGACGAATCTCAATGGGGGATGGCGGCAGCGTCGTTTTCGCCCACGACGGTGTCCGCGTAAGGCACCCTGAATCGCGGGTTCCCCAACCACACCCTCCTACGGCTACCGCCTCCCCATACTGGTGTGCAGACACCGCTCCGCGCGCGCGCCACATCCTGAGCCCGGCGAGCGTGCAGCccttccgcgccgccggcgaggaagtGGACGTGCCGGCTGCCCGGCTAGGGTGCAACTGGCGCGCCTGCGGAGTCCAACAGATTTGAATATGCTCTGAAGGCACTAGGGACCAGGTCTCCCATCTCAAAGTTATTGTACAGGGACGCAGCTGAAAAAAGGTTAGTGGTTGCTCTGTTGTCATGTCTACCCTACCGTCCCTAAAGAACTGTCGTGGTCATGGAGTTCTTGGAGGTCTCAACATCACCTCCTTTTCCTTGCAGCTTAGAATTTCTCTCTGCGAAGTATGCCGGCTGATCGGGCGCCGGCAGTGACACGCTCCCGTTCTCCAGGATGGACATGACGGAGGACATGAGCGGCCTGCCGTTGGGGTCGTCCTGGACGCACAGGAGCCCGACGTGGATGCAGAGCAAGAGTTCATCCAACACGCAGCTCTCCACGATGGATGCGTCTACCAGGTCACTTGCATTCCCTTCCTTCCACAGCTTCCATGCCTGAAAAAGGTACCAAATAATTAGCACAGGCTCATGGCTGCTATTTTTGCCAATAACTACTGCATGCATGGCTTCAGAGTCTGTTTAGCAATCTCCTACGTATAGGATGTCCCTACAGTTTCCAATCAAAATACAAAAGATGCAGAAAAAAGCACCAAAACATCTGCTCTGTTCTGATATTATACCACTTATAGTTATAAAACTGACTGCATGTCAGTATGCTTTGGTGATGActatctctaaaataattatctgAACTGTTTaacttgttttctctgttcTTTTACAACAGTGAGCTCGTTGGAATAAAGAAAGACTATATTGATTAATATGCAGTTTTCAAGGTACTGTAACTATTCTATACATTATTACTATTCCATGATGTAATGAATGGAGAAGCTGGGAGGTAGTTTTGTCAAGCTCGTTAAACATATTTAACATTTTTGCAGGAACGAACCGTAATTAACAGTTATAACCTGCTTTGTGGGCATTCAAGATTGATACATACTAACAACCGTGACATCTCTTTGATCCCCTCGAGGCCTCAAAATGTGCATCCAAGCATTGTTCTCCAAACAGGAATGAAGCATGTGTGCGGGTGAAGACTACTATTGAAAGCCCCATTTGCAATTTAGTATGTACTGATTCACACAACTTAGATGGTTTGGGCAATATGATGCTTTTCAAGAAAGTGGTACTAGGCAGCCACCCAAGAAAAGAGGAAATGTAGTCAAGTCTGTTGCGTATCATAACTGtataattttgatttttttactaACTGTTTCTGCGATTTAATAGGCACAGCTGCTGAATCTGAAAATTAAGTTCCAATGCTGAGGTATAAGAGATAGTATGGTGTTCTGATTTCTTATAGTTTTCGGAGAAGTTCATCAACATTGTGCTTGACTCATGGACTATCTTGTAGTATTACATGTTCATACTTTTATTGCGTAATATTTTGTCTCTGAACTTGGTGGAAGTGCATTTCGTGTATTCATGGCATTCTTTGCTTATTAATATGCTCCTCTTGTGCCAATATATATAGCTTCTCTGAAGAAGCACTTCGGCGCATTGTTCTAACTGCATCAGGTGGCGATTTTAGGCAAGTTCATTTCCATATGTGTTAATTGTACTTCTGTAAACATATGACTTGGATTTTAAACATCAAATATTATGACTTGACATCTCATAATTTTTGGAAAACAAACGTGTCGTTGTATTTAACTGAACTTTCACACAACACATAAATATTGGATCTGAGTGTACTTTCCTGAATTTCCACATGACTCACGAAGCAAATATTATTTTATTGAATTTCCACATGACTTATGAAGCAAATATTATGTACCTCTAAAAATTGTGCAAAGTTTTTGgttttaaactttttttttgcccgtagcaacgcacgggcacgaatCTATCTAGTAGTATAGAATACGGATCTGATCGAGGCGCCGTCGTTCGTCGCTTGGAAACTCAAGGATAGCTAGGGTCGTCCATCCGATATGCATGCATCCCACCGACCATTGAGATGAGACGGTGGATCTGCGCCGCGCATGCGTTAGTTTCCTCGATCCGATCCATCTGGCGCGGTCCTCAATTCATGGATCATGCATCTCATATGCATGCGGCCGGGCCGCCGGCATATATGCATCGATCATGCTCATGCATATGGTGTGTCGTCGATCGGCAACCTGTTGTGCAGCCGCAGGCGGCGgtatatctctctctctctcgtatAGTAGGGCATATATGCAAAGGAATTATACCTGTTGTACCTGCCTGCCCTCATCGTCATCCCACACCTGACTTAGCTTACTCCTGGATCGATCCGTCAATCCCAACTAATATAAGCTGACCAATTGGCTCAAGCAGCTCCACCTATCCACCATATCTACTTTGACCTTAAGAGACTCAAACTTACAATCATGTGTACAGCAAGCTAAGACAGCTGGAGCGCCCGAGCACGCCAACATACGACCCCACAAAAGTGGTTGGAAAATTTGTCCTCGGGAAACAACGTCACGATTTCCATGGCGAGCCGCCTGGGTGGATCTACATCCACGTTGACGGGAAAGCACAACAAGACAAGGTGACACTAGCCATAGCTATTGATGATCTATATCTTATTGGCTTCAGGAATGCCACTAACTATTGGTACAAGTTTACCGGGAGCCATCGAACTACCGATTGGAGAGAATTATGGAGAAATGATTGAGGAAGGTCACGAGAATCTTTGGAAGGTTCCTCTAGGAAACCAATCAGCCATACATGGTTTGTGGTCATGTTTTGTGAAGCCATGAGGTTCAAAGTGATCCGCGACACATTCTCGGACAAGAACTGGGAGAAGGAGACCACCATCTCTCCGACCAAGGCAAAGTATGTTGTTAACTGGGGATCGCTCTCAACGCTCCTCATCCTGTGGGACCGAAACCCAACCAAACAATGGAGTGTTACTAAAAGCAAATATAAGAGTCTTGCTAACAAAGTGGAACGTAATAGTAATGACAAAAATATGcacaacgcttggaacatagttgattttctacttcacCCAACGGATATATAAATTATTAGTAAGCTAAGAATatatgtttatttatttatttatatatagatGTACCGTGCATGCATGTTGTATTGTATTTAATGGAAGTATATACTCTCGCGCACCCACTTATtttatatatagatatagacGATGaacacgtactccctccgtataggaaaagaaagtcgttttggacaagatttgggtcaaacattgggaatataaatcatgaataacttttaagttgttgagtttggaaatgtgaaagccatataaatagatttgtcttgaaaaatactttcataaaaatatacatatatcactttttgataaatatttttataaaaacaaggagtcaaagtaatgctttggagaccgtgtcgctatccaaaacgacttccttttctTATACAGTAACATTACATTATGCTATAAAAAGATCCAGGTCAGAACATAATTGGAACATGACATAGATCCATAGAATAATTTGACTAGTGGCCTTTGTAGCACCACATGTTCCAATTATGTTCTGGATCTTTTTATAGCATACTAGCATACATGTTACTGTTATGTTACTATGTTACTGTTATGTTCACTTGATCCTTATGTATATTTTGTTAGTTTAAGTTTGGAACAGAAGTGGATTGGATGTTTTCTTGTCAAGTAACACAGTACATATGAACTTTCATGTTTAGAGCTAACTGGCAACTTAAATGCTTGCTTTTGAGATGAGTCGCTCAATGAAATTAAATTGAAGTAGCTATGAGACCTTCTTTAATGCTTTGTGAAAAACTCCATGTTGCTTGTTAACACTGACATGGTCTTATGATCTGGTTCCATACTAATTTAGCAATGCTTTGTGATTTATTTCTACACTTGTACAGCACGCTTACATGGTTTGACTTCATTCTTACTTACTCTTGTTCATGTTCTAGATggatgaagtgctggctgcagTAGCCGAGACTATAAAGAACTTTGCTATCATCTACCTCGTCGACATCACCGAGATCCCAGACTTCATCTCCATGTATGAGATGTACGACCCGTCGACGGTGATGTTCTTCTTCCGTAACAAGCACATCATGATCGATCTCGGGACGGGAAACAACAACAAGATCAACTGGGACCTGAAGGACAAGCAGGAGTTCGTCGACATCGTAGAGACTGTCTACAGGGGTGCCTGGAAGGGCCGTGGTCTGGTGATCGCTCCCAAGGACTACTCCACCAAGTACCGTTACTAAGAAGGCAGGCAATGGTGTcggctgctgctactgctgctgtgTTAGCTTGATATGTTCTCACTCATGTAATGAGGGATGTTTTATCCAGACAGGCAGACAAGGGATGCTTGCTTGCGAGCATGTTGCTTAACTATCTTGGCATGCCATAAACCTGTAAAGCTGTAATATGAGCTGACCGTTGGAGTGTCAAAAATTATGTTTTTCAGAAAACAGGGCTGTGTTACTATAAGAGACCATTGCTGGTTTGACGCATACTGCCGAGTCCATAGCTTTCTTCTGTATTCTGATGAGCAAGTTTTCGCAGTCTGGAATTATCGTGTTGGAGGATCTATTGTTTGCTGGCGTCTTGCTATGTTTTGAGCCATTTGCGCTTACGACGTTGCCCAAAATCTTTCCGTGTCGTGTGAGCGATGCGGCGGTCTATTAGTATCCTGATGATTCGTGTCCATGCTTATTTGTACTTTGTACTGCATAATAAAACTGCACAGCCAATAAGGATGAGCACGCGTCCTGTTTAGCTGAGCTCGGCTTATTTCTAGAGGGAGATTTGCCGAAGTGTGTATTACAGAGTCAGTTGTACGATAATGTCTTCGAGTCCATTTTACCTCGTTTTCAAGTCAAAAATCGAATCAACCACTTGTGACGCGCCCAGCTCAACACGTTCGCGATGCCACATAGAGCCGTTGCTCCGATCCGTCACCATGCTGGCCTGTGCACTCCAAGAGCCCCGTCGCCACGTGGGCCCGCTTCCTCGGCTGGAGCGTGTCACGGACGGACGTGACCGCCCACGCCCGCGGAAAAACAGGACCGACTAGGGCGGAGGGGCTGCATGCCTGCATCGCGCGCGCGGAAAAATGGAAGGTGACGTGTACCGCCGGAAGCTTGCGTGGGAACACGTCCCTGACGCAATATGAGCCATCGATTTCGATGATCGGGCGGTGACCAGCGTGGTGATGGGGTTGGCGTAGGACCGTGAACTGCAGCCAGGCCAACCAGAGGAAATTGATTGGTTGCTGCACATCCAGCCGCTTTCTCTGTCTAACATGCTGCCCAAGTGCTCGTCCATGCATCTGACGAGCCTGGTTGGTCACTCCCCAAACTACAGTCGTGGCTAGTGTCATGGGTAGCAAGACAGTGGGTGGTACCTGGTTTGGCTTAGGGAGATGGGGCGGGGGCAAGTGTCCCGCCACCTACGCAGGCCGTGGCCTGAGATATATACTATAAAATAAACTATAAGCTATGCTGGACAAAATTGATCTTTGCAGTTGATTTGCATCTTAtatatttttcatttctttcAGCTACAGACTCCTATTTGAAGGTgaagaattttcttagcaccGTCCTGCCTAAGTTATGTCATAGCTCGTCGCGGTAATCACCGTCAACTTCTTCGCTATCGTAATGGTCATCCATATAAACGATGTTGTAGAAGGATGTGTAATCGTTGAGCATCTCGTCCAGGGATAGCTTGCCATCTCCATCGCTGTCAGCCTGTGCCATTTGCAAAAGTGCAATCGTCAAATAAGAAACAATGCAAGGAAGTGGAATAATCGAGCTCTCATTTTAACAATTTGATCTGGCCACGCACCTTCATCAAAAGCTTGGCTTGTGAGGTAGCATACGAAAACTCCCCTGTAAGGAGGCTCTGGATTACAGGGCGTGCCTCTTCCACTGTCAGATAGCTGAAATGGGGAAACAATAAGAGAAAAAAGGGTAACTCTtgagaaatatttttttataatacaTTATGTTGAGAGAATATTTGATCCTATGTGCACTATAAAGCATTCGAATTCTATGTTTGAATTGATTTGTGCTTTACTTGTCCATGTCGGCA
This sequence is a window from Setaria italica strain Yugu1 chromosome III, Setaria_italica_v2.0, whole genome shotgun sequence. Protein-coding genes within it:
- the LOC101755910 gene encoding thioredoxin-like protein YLS8; amino-acid sequence: MDEVLAAVAETIKNFAIIYLVDITEIPDFISMYEMYDPSTVMFFFRNKHIMIDLGTGNNNKINWDLKDKQEFVDIVETVYRGAWKGRGLVIAPKDYSTKYRY